In Phormidium yuhuli AB48, one genomic interval encodes:
- a CDS encoding tRNA-(ms[2]io[6]A)-hydroxylase — protein MIFAPQQSDTRFADTTRLPSIKFLEEPTSDTWIEQAIAHLDTILLDHSHCERKAAANALNLMCRYPSDGPLLRELTRLAEEELEHFRQVNEILEERGIPLAPLNAPPYASQLKRQLRHNEPERKLDLLLVSGLIEARSHERLGLLATHLPEPDLAEFYRSLMASEARHYGIFWILATHEFPRDVVNRRLRELAQVESEILASLHPEPRIHS, from the coding sequence ATGATATTTGCTCCGCAACAGTCTGATACAAGGTTTGCTGATACTACGAGATTGCCGAGTATTAAGTTCCTGGAGGAACCTACGTCGGATACTTGGATTGAGCAGGCGATCGCCCATCTGGATACCATACTCCTGGATCACTCCCATTGTGAACGGAAAGCGGCGGCCAATGCTCTGAATTTAATGTGTCGTTACCCCTCCGATGGGCCGCTGTTGCGGGAACTGACGCGGTTGGCGGAGGAGGAACTGGAGCATTTTCGGCAGGTGAATGAAATTTTAGAGGAACGGGGGATTCCTTTAGCGCCTTTGAATGCGCCGCCCTATGCCTCGCAGTTAAAGCGCCAATTGCGCCATAATGAGCCGGAGCGTAAACTGGACTTGTTACTGGTGTCGGGATTGATTGAGGCGCGATCGCATGAACGGTTAGGGTTACTGGCCACGCATCTGCCCGAGCCGGATTTGGCTGAGTTTTACCGTAGCCTAATGGCATCGGAAGCTCGTCACTATGGTATATTCTGGATTTTAGCCACCCATGAGTTTCCCCGAGATGTGGTCAACCGCCGTCTTAGAGAACTCGCTCAGGTAGAATCGGAGATTTTGGCCAGCTTGCATCCTGAACCTCGCATTCATAGTTAA
- a CDS encoding NACHT domain-containing protein: MAAVVFSDAVGFSARMAVDENRTLRLVERDLTLMTEICQRQGGQVLKSTGDGLLMYFEQAISAVACALEIQQQLVEQRKTLSDPDILEHRIGIHVGNVYLKDNDIMGNGVNIAARLQTQAEPNGICISKSVYDDVKKTLSVKATYLGLRELKNISDAFPVYQILLESGDRPKRQPSPTVPLRQDYRNRQVLLEKVHQIWIKGGLERSLQGRVLLDLGLASREDLLDRPWGMTWQQESHSEPLPSGTQALDKFDELGVGRTLLILGEPGSGKTTTLLEMARELIERARYDVSLPIPVLFNLSSWRGKRQTIADWLVAELKHKYQVRQQTASTWIQEQKLLLLLDGLDEVQSNRREACVAAINEFYQDHGQTELIVCSRVQDYEALNTRLQLQGAICLQPLTSEQVSDYFQGTGDALAGVAQVMDEDTHLREFGRSPLMLSIMSLAYQGMSASELQETVTPEQRRQHLFDTYIQRMLNRHVGPKPYSDQQTQHWLSYLAKQLVRESQTIFLIEGIQLNWLQTKQQILEYNLKLSVILGAVLGAILWTFFPYVITTSLEEFPLFLILLFGGIIVGGVSAVCWTELQTVLGQKLLKPIGALGFSLLVGLIVLMLGWLFGLIYSSVAGMDSVLTQPVNVPVLYLSYVGLGLLFWSVLKNPIIPANQLQWSSFAGKKSLAKGMWWGLGFGLVFGGIAVFNALSNNFELSGESLHNSLFTLLLAPILFGIPLGIMSQLVGGLIAFLIGGFTGIGIDKTTWPNQGIWQALYNASILGGIVIVLLGTLFGLLGGPIPVAIAIGVAVALLSGGLTALKHGLLRSMLRSHQLIPRNDAHFLDYATTCIFLQKMGGGYIFIHRFLLEHFAAMP, from the coding sequence ATGGCGGCTGTTGTGTTCAGTGATGCTGTCGGCTTTAGTGCCAGAATGGCTGTCGATGAAAACCGTACCCTACGGTTGGTGGAACGAGACCTAACGCTGATGACCGAAATTTGTCAGCGTCAGGGGGGGCAGGTTCTCAAATCCACGGGAGATGGGTTATTAATGTACTTCGAGCAAGCCATCTCCGCTGTTGCCTGTGCCCTTGAGATTCAACAACAGCTCGTAGAACAGCGCAAAACCCTATCAGACCCTGACATTTTAGAGCATCGCATCGGCATTCATGTCGGGAATGTCTATCTTAAAGATAATGACATCATGGGCAATGGGGTCAATATCGCGGCCCGCTTACAAACCCAAGCTGAACCCAACGGAATCTGTATCTCGAAGTCGGTTTACGATGATGTCAAGAAAACCCTATCGGTGAAGGCGACCTATTTGGGACTTCGGGAACTCAAAAATATCAGTGATGCCTTCCCCGTTTATCAGATTTTATTAGAGTCAGGCGATCGCCCCAAACGCCAGCCCAGTCCAACTGTCCCTCTACGCCAAGACTATCGGAACCGGCAAGTCCTCCTTGAGAAAGTTCATCAAATCTGGATTAAGGGCGGTTTGGAACGTTCCTTACAAGGGCGAGTGCTGTTGGACTTAGGACTCGCCTCTCGCGAGGATCTGTTGGATCGTCCCTGGGGAATGACGTGGCAACAGGAGAGTCATTCTGAACCCCTACCATCGGGAACTCAAGCCTTGGATAAGTTTGATGAGTTGGGCGTCGGGCGAACTCTACTGATTTTAGGGGAACCCGGGTCTGGTAAGACAACAACATTGCTAGAAATGGCTCGGGAGTTGATTGAACGGGCCAGGTACGATGTCAGCCTACCGATTCCCGTCCTGTTTAACCTCTCATCTTGGCGGGGGAAACGACAAACAATCGCCGATTGGCTCGTGGCAGAACTTAAACACAAGTATCAGGTGCGTCAGCAAACTGCAAGCACTTGGATTCAGGAACAGAAACTCCTCCTACTTCTTGATGGTTTAGACGAAGTACAATCGAACCGCCGAGAGGCTTGTGTTGCAGCTATTAATGAGTTTTATCAAGACCACGGACAAACAGAACTAATTGTCTGTAGCCGGGTTCAAGATTATGAAGCCTTGAACACTCGTCTACAACTTCAAGGGGCAATTTGTTTACAACCCCTCACCTCTGAGCAGGTTAGTGATTATTTCCAGGGGACTGGTGATGCCTTGGCTGGGGTCGCACAGGTGATGGACGAGGATACCCATTTACGAGAGTTCGGGCGATCGCCATTGATGCTGAGTATCATGTCCCTGGCGTATCAGGGGATGTCCGCCTCTGAACTCCAAGAAACGGTCACCCCCGAACAACGACGTCAGCATTTGTTTGATACCTATATTCAACGAATGCTTAACCGTCATGTTGGCCCCAAACCCTATTCTGACCAACAGACTCAACATTGGCTGAGCTATTTAGCAAAACAGTTAGTTCGCGAGTCCCAAACTATATTCTTGATTGAAGGGATTCAGCTAAATTGGCTACAGACAAAGCAACAAATCCTGGAATACAATCTAAAACTTTCAGTTATTTTGGGGGCAGTCCTGGGAGCTATACTCTGGACATTTTTTCCTTATGTTATCACAACGTCTCTAGAGGAATTTCCCCTGTTTTTAATATTGCTGTTTGGGGGAATTATAGTTGGAGGAGTTAGTGCGGTTTGTTGGACAGAACTCCAAACAGTCTTAGGTCAAAAACTATTGAAACCCATCGGTGCTTTAGGGTTCAGTCTTTTGGTGGGTTTGATTGTTTTGATGTTGGGCTGGCTTTTTGGACTAATATACAGCTCGGTAGCTGGTATGGATTCAGTCTTGACTCAACCCGTAAACGTGCCGGTTCTCTATCTTTCTTATGTTGGTCTCGGGCTGCTGTTTTGGTCGGTGCTAAAGAATCCAATTATCCCAGCTAATCAGCTTCAATGGTCTAGTTTTGCAGGCAAAAAGAGTCTTGCAAAGGGGATGTGGTGGGGATTAGGATTTGGGCTTGTTTTCGGAGGAATTGCCGTCTTTAATGCCTTGTCAAATAATTTTGAATTATCAGGAGAAAGCTTGCATAATTCCTTGTTCACCCTATTGCTGGCTCCGATTTTGTTTGGAATTCCCTTGGGTATAATGAGTCAGCTCGTCGGTGGACTGATTGCGTTTTTGATTGGGGGATTTACAGGAATTGGCATTGATAAAACCACATGGCCGAATCAGGGAATTTGGCAAGCTCTGTATAACGCCTCAATTTTAGGGGGTATTGTCATCGTTCTCTTAGGAACCCTGTTCGGACTACTCGGCGGACCGATTCCTGTTGCGATCGCCATTGGGGTCGCGGTAGCCCTATTGAGTGGTGGACTTACGGCCCTCAAACATGGGCTTCTCAGGAGTATGCTGCGATCGCATCAATTGATTCCTAGAAACGATGCCCATTTCCTAGACTATGCTACCACCTGTATTTTTCTCCAAAAAATGGGGGGAGGCTATATTTTTATTCACCGTTTCCTCTTAGAACATTTTGCAGCAATGCCTTGA
- a CDS encoding filamentous hemagglutinin N-terminal domain-containing protein, translating into MSHHVLQDIHWPHLVAGLVILQSLTPSPSLSQLRPDDSLPENSRLVPEGNQIRIEGGTVRGDTLFHSFQEFSIPESLEVHLDNAPNLETIITRVTGSDLSQLDGHLSANGTANLILINPNGIHFGDNARLSIGGAFLGTTAEQIQFADGSVWGTSPSQSPPLLQISVPIGLQFGDTPGTIVNRSQARDSQGEVRGLDAAQLSLLAGEVQMVGGGVRSPQRMEFGSFGPGSRVNLDGQGRVAAVTARTLGPIELTQGAILEGGEIRLLGDRLAMTEAQILSSGTGAIAIDMQTGVDLNPESRILSQNGPDVQIQTQQFHLRDNAAVVSSVDDGGQGGDITLEAREGIMLLGSGFEPFSQYLATMAGDGLQPLTVISGIFSQGVSGQAGDIHLITDGDLTLQQGSMVNQAVFESAQGGNLTVDVGESLDIQESGFLSLTLPNSQGSAADVTINTDRLRIRDGGIVAGATFGDGHSGQITIAAQDRIDVINSRADAFILTGIFSNSFLATGTAGDIHIVTTHLRAVDGGTIASNSGGWLGNVLIIEGGSGGDINIQARESLELTGLSEDGRFGSGIVTATFGSFPSGNVTLHTPRLILQDGAGLSTETFGPADGGRLEVRADEIHLSGRSPIFGFRNFFASTSGRQDIRPDATGAGGDIQVFSDRITLRDDSRFDVRSFGEGAAGNLEVTAREILLDRGSNFNAETVSGPGGNIQVRSQALQLRQGSTINTDAGTADGGNISITTSTLVALENSNISANALEGRGGQVHITAEGMFGIAFRESPTAQSDITASSLLGPEFSGEVSINSPEINFSAALMSLPEPLTPLVMLSNCHIGDSRFITTGQGGLPQVPWTPTTDPVVWEDIQVPAAPTDVSEQPPQSPSSPQPRLREAQALQFDDQGTPRLAGDRTPQPSLLIPGNPGC; encoded by the coding sequence ATGAGCCATCACGTACTCCAGGACATCCATTGGCCGCACCTCGTCGCTGGCCTGGTCATCCTCCAGAGCCTAACCCCCAGCCCCAGCCTCTCACAACTGCGTCCAGATGACAGCCTCCCGGAAAACTCCCGTCTGGTTCCCGAGGGGAATCAGATTCGCATTGAAGGGGGAACTGTGCGAGGAGATACCCTCTTCCATAGTTTTCAGGAGTTTTCCATTCCAGAATCCCTTGAGGTTCATCTTGATAATGCGCCCAACCTGGAGACGATTATCACCCGAGTGACGGGTTCGGACCTCTCCCAACTCGATGGACATCTCAGTGCTAACGGAACCGCTAATCTAATTCTGATTAATCCCAATGGCATTCACTTTGGCGACAATGCACGATTATCCATTGGTGGGGCCTTTTTAGGGACGACGGCCGAACAAATCCAGTTTGCCGATGGTAGCGTTTGGGGAACCTCCCCCAGCCAATCTCCCCCGCTCCTGCAAATCTCGGTTCCCATCGGTCTTCAGTTTGGTGACACTCCGGGAACGATTGTCAATCGCTCTCAGGCCCGGGATAGTCAGGGGGAGGTGAGGGGGTTAGACGCGGCCCAACTGAGTTTGTTGGCAGGAGAGGTGCAGATGGTGGGGGGAGGAGTGCGATCGCCCCAGAGAATGGAGTTCGGGAGTTTTGGCCCCGGAAGCCGGGTTAATCTCGATGGCCAGGGACGGGTGGCGGCGGTGACGGCCAGGACCTTAGGACCGATTGAATTAACTCAGGGAGCCATCCTGGAGGGGGGAGAGATTCGCCTGTTGGGTGATCGCCTGGCCATGACCGAGGCCCAGATTCTTTCATCGGGAACCGGTGCGATCGCCATTGACATGCAGACTGGGGTTGACTTAAACCCAGAGTCTCGCATCCTCTCCCAAAATGGCCCCGATGTCCAGATTCAAACCCAACAGTTCCACCTCAGGGATAATGCGGCTGTGGTCAGTTCTGTGGATGACGGTGGCCAGGGAGGAGACATTACCCTAGAGGCGAGGGAAGGAATCATGCTACTGGGTAGTGGGTTCGAGCCGTTCAGTCAGTATCTGGCCACGATGGCGGGGGATGGCTTGCAACCCCTCACTGTTATAAGCGGCATCTTTTCTCAAGGGGTTTCCGGTCAGGCTGGGGATATTCACCTGATCACCGATGGGGATTTGACCCTCCAGCAAGGTTCAATGGTCAATCAGGCCGTGTTTGAGTCGGCCCAGGGAGGAAATCTTACCGTTGATGTCGGGGAGAGCCTAGATATACAGGAATCTGGTTTTCTGAGCCTGACACTTCCCAATAGTCAGGGGTCAGCCGCCGATGTCACTATCAATACTGATCGCTTACGTATCCGTGACGGTGGCATCGTAGCGGGGGCAACCTTCGGCGATGGCCATAGCGGTCAGATTACCATTGCAGCCCAGGATAGGATTGATGTAATCAATAGCCGTGCCGATGCTTTCATTCTCACAGGAATTTTCAGTAACTCCTTTTTAGCAACCGGGACAGCAGGGGATATTCATATCGTTACCACTCATCTGCGAGCCGTTGACGGTGGGACAATTGCCTCCAACAGCGGCGGCTGGTTAGGCAATGTCCTTATTATAGAAGGGGGGTCAGGAGGCGATATCAACATTCAAGCCCGAGAATCCCTGGAACTGACGGGATTATCCGAGGATGGACGCTTTGGCAGTGGGATTGTTACCGCCACCTTCGGCAGCTTTCCCTCGGGGAATGTGACCCTGCATACCCCCCGCTTAATTCTCCAGGATGGAGCGGGTTTATCCACGGAAACGTTCGGTCCTGCTGATGGAGGGCGGTTAGAGGTCAGAGCTGATGAGATTCACCTATCGGGGCGATCGCCAATCTTTGGCTTTAGGAACTTCTTCGCCTCCACCTCAGGCCGTCAAGATATTCGTCCAGATGCCACGGGAGCGGGTGGGGATATCCAAGTATTTAGCGATCGCATTACTCTAAGAGATGACTCTCGTTTCGATGTGCGTAGCTTCGGAGAGGGAGCCGCCGGCAACTTAGAGGTCACAGCCCGTGAGATTCTGTTAGACCGAGGCAGTAACTTTAATGCCGAGACGGTGTCCGGTCCCGGGGGCAATATCCAAGTGCGATCGCAGGCCCTACAATTACGCCAGGGCAGTACCATCAACACCGATGCGGGGACCGCTGACGGGGGGAATATCAGCATCACCACCTCCACCCTCGTCGCCCTCGAAAACAGTAACATCAGTGCCAACGCTCTCGAAGGTCGTGGTGGACAAGTTCACATTACCGCCGAGGGGATGTTCGGCATTGCCTTTCGTGAGTCGCCAACGGCTCAAAGTGATATTACCGCCAGTTCCCTCCTCGGACCCGAATTTAGTGGCGAAGTCAGCATCAACAGTCCAGAGATTAATTTCTCCGCTGCCCTAATGTCTCTCCCCGAGCCTCTCACCCCCCTAGTGATGTTATCTAATTGCCACATTGGGGACAGCCGCTTTATCACCACCGGCCAGGGAGGATTACCCCAGGTTCCCTGGACTCCCACAACAGACCCAGTTGTCTGGGAAGATATACAGGTACCGGCGGCCCCAACTGACGTCAGCGAACAGCCACCCCAGTCACCCTCATCTCCCCAACCCCGACTCAGAGAAGCCCAGGCCCTACAATTTGACGACCAAGGAACTCCCCGGCTTGCGGGCGATCGCACCCCTCAGCCGAGTCTCCTGATTCCGGGCAATCCTGGCTGTTAA
- a CDS encoding undecaprenyl-diphosphate phosphatase, which translates to MTIFESILLGIIQGIFMFFPVSSTSHLVLTQHWLIQQGSSLPSPESAEMILFDLIVHVGTLISIAVVFRRSLSRFLAQVWRDLAQLLSEWRSQPGQFKGLTSLLVPTHPREGDRLYLRLAVLGLLSVFVTGLIGFPMRSLFKEIFAHPLAISVTLTITGILLWYTDRKLRQPRGLRQITPWVATVIGIGQGLALMPGLSRSGMTISFALFVGLKRQWAAEYSFFIAFPTILGATALQLIDVLRADSLTLEFLPLFIGFLVAAVVGIGALQIVLNFLYKARFRYFSYYLWVLAIIVAWGAISGRFAVV; encoded by the coding sequence ATGACCATCTTTGAATCCATTCTCCTGGGAATCATCCAAGGCATTTTTATGTTTTTCCCAGTCAGTTCCACGAGTCACCTGGTGTTAACCCAACATTGGCTGATTCAGCAGGGGTCGAGTTTACCCTCACCCGAAAGTGCCGAGATGATTTTGTTCGATTTAATCGTCCATGTGGGGACTCTGATTTCCATTGCTGTCGTCTTTCGCCGCAGTCTCAGCCGGTTTCTGGCTCAGGTGTGGCGGGATTTAGCTCAATTGCTGTCCGAGTGGCGATCGCAACCGGGCCAGTTTAAAGGATTAACCTCCTTACTGGTTCCCACCCATCCCCGAGAGGGCGATCGCCTCTACCTGCGTCTGGCCGTTCTCGGCCTACTATCAGTATTCGTCACCGGCTTAATTGGCTTTCCCATGCGATCGCTATTTAAGGAAATCTTCGCCCATCCCCTGGCCATTTCCGTCACCCTAACCATCACCGGCATTCTCCTCTGGTACACCGATCGCAAATTACGCCAACCCCGAGGCTTACGACAAATCACCCCCTGGGTGGCCACGGTCATCGGTATCGGCCAAGGATTAGCTCTCATGCCGGGCCTCAGCCGCAGTGGGATGACCATTTCCTTTGCCTTATTTGTCGGTTTAAAACGACAATGGGCCGCTGAATATAGCTTTTTTATCGCCTTCCCCACCATTCTCGGGGCTACAGCCTTACAACTGATTGATGTCTTACGGGCCGACTCCCTCACCCTGGAGTTTCTGCCCCTATTCATTGGCTTCCTAGTGGCGGCCGTCGTCGGGATTGGGGCCCTACAGATTGTCCTGAATTTCCTCTACAAAGCCCGATTCCGCTATTTCTCCTATTATCTCTGGGTCTTAGCGATTATCGTCGCTTGGGGGGCCATCAGCGGTCGGTTTGCAGTGGTCTAA
- a CDS encoding DUF4278 domain-containing protein — protein MELTYRGIAYNTTPVQVEAQASTEGSGKYRGLDWRFCNVQPKLTQQPTIELKYRGVSYRTNEAGQAESVSEQSRRLMMNNTRRSERRHLTMLNRSFAELGA, from the coding sequence ATGGAACTCACTTATCGCGGCATTGCTTACAACACCACTCCGGTTCAAGTCGAAGCACAAGCTTCTACAGAAGGGTCTGGCAAGTATCGTGGCTTAGATTGGCGCTTTTGTAACGTTCAACCTAAGTTGACTCAACAGCCCACCATTGAACTGAAATATCGGGGTGTCAGCTATCGCACTAACGAAGCAGGTCAGGCGGAATCTGTTTCAGAACAGTCTCGTCGTTTGATGATGAACAACACTCGTCGCAGTGAACGTCGTCATCTGACTATGTTGAATCGCTCCTTCGCCGAGTTGGGTGCGTAG
- a CDS encoding glutathione S-transferase family protein: MALGQLVNGQWTSKRQQDDEQGRFLRPPTRFRNWMTQEGEQGFTPEAGRYHLYVSYACPWAHRTLIMRALKGLEQAISLSVVDPYMGVEGWFFSEAPGCIPDTVNGTTYVRDLYLKVDPQMTGRVTVPILWDKQQQTIVNNESREIIRMLDQAFFAEDPQRNFCPPDLQGRIDQTIDAIYQPINNGVYRAGFATTQGAYEDAVNELFAALDHWESVLQKQAYLCGDRLTEADICLFTTLIRFDAVYYGHFKCNRRHIWDYPHLWDYVKRIYHHPGISETCNFEHIKAHYYRSHDAINPTGIVPVGPELPL, encoded by the coding sequence ATGGCGTTGGGACAATTAGTAAACGGACAATGGACATCAAAGCGTCAGCAAGACGACGAGCAAGGACGCTTTCTCCGTCCCCCCACTCGCTTCCGGAATTGGATGACTCAGGAGGGGGAACAGGGCTTTACCCCTGAAGCGGGACGGTACCATCTTTATGTAAGTTATGCCTGCCCTTGGGCCCATCGCACCTTGATTATGCGGGCCTTAAAAGGCTTAGAGCAAGCCATTAGCCTCTCAGTTGTCGATCCCTATATGGGGGTTGAGGGCTGGTTTTTCTCCGAGGCCCCGGGCTGTATCCCCGATACCGTCAATGGAACCACCTATGTTCGAGATCTCTATCTCAAAGTCGATCCTCAAATGACCGGCCGGGTCACGGTTCCCATTTTATGGGATAAACAGCAGCAGACTATCGTCAACAACGAATCTCGCGAGATTATTCGGATGCTGGATCAGGCCTTTTTTGCCGAAGATCCCCAGCGCAATTTCTGCCCCCCAGACCTCCAGGGGCGCATTGACCAAACGATTGACGCGATTTATCAGCCAATTAACAATGGCGTCTATCGAGCCGGATTTGCTACCACTCAAGGGGCCTATGAGGATGCCGTCAATGAGCTTTTTGCGGCGTTAGACCATTGGGAATCCGTATTGCAGAAACAGGCCTACCTCTGTGGCGATCGCCTCACGGAAGCGGACATTTGCCTATTTACCACTCTCATCCGCTTCGACGCCGTCTACTACGGTCACTTTAAATGCAACCGTCGCCATATTTGGGACTATCCCCACCTCTGGGATTATGTCAAACGGATCTATCACCATCCCGGCATCTCAGAAACCTGCAATTTTGAGCATATCAAGGCTCACTACTATCGCAGCCATGACGCCATCAATCCTACCGGTATTGTTCCCGTGGGCCCCGAACTGCCCCTATAA